The DNA window CGACTCCGAGGCACGCTACGTCGGCGAGTCGGTGGACGACGGACCAGGACAGTGTGAGCCCCGCGTCTCGCTTACCGAGCTGAACCGACTGAACCTGTTCGATGACCTCGTCGATCCGGCCCTGGCCAGCGTCGGGTGGCTGGTTCCGAACGTCGTTGACCTTGTGCAGCACCCACCGTGCCACGCTGCGAATCGACTGGGGGTGCTCGGAGACGTACCGCACGGCGAACACGATCGCGAGCACTCCCGCGATCGGTAGGACGAGTGTGAATGTATTGACCGACCCGCCGACGAGCAATGCGCCGCCGACACCGAGGACAGCCAAACCGGCTGCCGCGATGACGCCGGAGATGGCGAGCTGCCACGACGCCACGACCGGGCTCGCACCCCAACGCCTGGTCTCCCGGTATGTGAACGCCGTCGAAAACACCTGGCCGGCGGGAAGAGTAAGGGACATCGCGGTGCTGCCGTAGATGACCGACAGCGATTTCGACTGCCGAACCCGCACGCCACCGGCCTGGAGCAATTGCTTCTGAACCCGGCCGAACGCGCTCAAGGACACGGCCTGGGTGACGATGCATACCGCGAGCCAACCCCAGTGGATTTCGGTGAGCGCCTGCCACGACTCGTGCAAACGCGGCCACAGATAGATTGCCTCGCCTACGAGCAGTGCAATCAGGGCGATCCCGGCAACCCACTTGAGCCAACGGAGGCGGTTCCTCGTGCGAGGACCGCCGGCCGCGTGCTCGGATCTCGGTTCGGCCACCATGACAGGGTAACCACAACAACCATGCTCACTCCGCAGGCTCCGCTCG is part of the Rhodococcus sovatensis genome and encodes:
- a CDS encoding YbhN family protein, with translation MVAEPRSEHAAGGPRTRNRLRWLKWVAGIALIALLVGEAIYLWPRLHESWQALTEIHWGWLAVCIVTQAVSLSAFGRVQKQLLQAGGVRVRQSKSLSVIYGSTAMSLTLPAGQVFSTAFTYRETRRWGASPVVASWQLAISGVIAAAGLAVLGVGGALLVGGSVNTFTLVLPIAGVLAIVFAVRYVSEHPQSIRSVARWVLHKVNDVRNQPPDAGQGRIDEVIEQVQSVQLGKRDAGLTLSWSVVHRLADVACLGVACLAVGAEPRLSGLLFAFAAAKAVGSVPLAPGGLVVVDATLIALLTSAASISASQAVAAAFVYRAVSFILVAIVGWIVFLVLFRNHRHEDLEYDIAFEQRETKELQREAKNARTDAEFGGDGSTHREPQNPGIDKTDPEPA